A stretch of the bacterium genome encodes the following:
- a CDS encoding response regulator yields the protein MTSVRILLVEDNPVNQAVAVAMLEDLGCEIDAASDGAEALEFMAGSEYDLVFMDCSMPVMDGFDATIEIRQREAAAAHDGHVPVVALTSNSSAEDRKNCLNAGMDDYLSKPFTKEQLRQIVDKWTDGMQSQTQARNQSPRRRATDASLPTLDARVLRALDAPGGPGKGQFGPRLAATFVDSTQRICREISDAAEASDAAALSAAGHSLKSSSAQVGAFWLSRLAKELEAAARAGDLSTAGDVATRILAEFEDVREALAAAEFGS from the coding sequence GTGACATCCGTGCGCATCCTTCTGGTCGAGGACAATCCGGTCAATCAAGCTGTGGCCGTCGCGATGCTCGAGGATCTGGGCTGCGAAATCGACGCTGCCTCGGATGGTGCCGAAGCCCTCGAGTTCATGGCGGGCTCCGAGTACGATCTGGTGTTCATGGACTGCAGCATGCCGGTGATGGATGGCTTTGACGCCACCATCGAGATCCGACAACGCGAGGCAGCTGCCGCGCACGACGGACATGTCCCGGTCGTGGCGCTGACCTCCAACTCGAGTGCGGAAGACCGGAAGAACTGTCTGAACGCGGGCATGGACGACTATCTGAGCAAGCCCTTCACCAAGGAGCAGCTGCGTCAGATCGTGGACAAATGGACCGACGGGATGCAGTCGCAGACGCAGGCCCGGAATCAATCGCCTCGACGACGCGCCACGGATGCAAGCCTTCCGACGCTCGACGCGAGGGTTCTCCGAGCTCTCGACGCACCGGGCGGCCCAGGCAAAGGCCAGTTCGGCCCGCGCCTGGCCGCGACCTTCGTCGATTCGACCCAGCGTATCTGCCGTGAGATCTCCGACGCCGCCGAGGCCAGCGACGCCGCAGCCCTATCCGCGGCGGGCCACTCTTTGAAATCGAGCTCTGCGCAGGTGGGTGCCTTCTGGCTCTCGCGTCTCGCGAAAGAGCTCGAGGCGGCGGCGCGAGCCGGGGATCTTTCCACGGCCGGCGACGTGGCCACCCGGATTCTCGCCGAGTTCGAGGATGTCCGGGAGGCACTCGCAGCGGCCGAGTTCGGGTCGTAA
- a CDS encoding efflux RND transporter periplasmic adaptor subunit produces the protein MTDLQDEKQQQRRRLWGAIGGTAAFVVLGVFLMPGLARLREAPFRGSEAAAPTTELSPISVEGPLSTVLPSSAPEEPLSAGGFADRAFDCMIAPNEVIDIGSPVTGVIEEMPVERSDTVEAGQVLVRLEANVEVAAVEVATARAKRQVDIQASEATLDLDQKRKARADRLFENNALSLDQRQEVEAEAKLSGIELKRAREDQRLASLQLAQAQAALGRRTIKSPVSGIVVERLMAPGEVVDEETVLRVAQVDPLRVEAILPSSWFGRLEPGNRAEIVPEPPHDQARTAEVAIVDRIIDGASGTFGVQLRLANPDQELPAGLRCTVRFAEADPARKVR, from the coding sequence ATGACGGATTTGCAGGACGAGAAACAGCAGCAGCGCCGACGCCTTTGGGGCGCCATCGGGGGAACGGCCGCGTTCGTCGTTCTGGGCGTGTTCCTGATGCCCGGCCTGGCGCGCCTGCGTGAGGCTCCCTTTCGAGGGTCCGAGGCCGCGGCCCCGACTACGGAATTGTCTCCGATCAGTGTGGAAGGGCCGCTGAGCACCGTGCTGCCGAGCTCCGCGCCTGAGGAGCCTCTCTCCGCCGGTGGCTTCGCGGATCGCGCCTTCGACTGCATGATTGCCCCCAACGAGGTGATCGATATCGGGAGTCCGGTCACGGGCGTGATCGAAGAGATGCCGGTGGAGCGCAGCGACACCGTCGAGGCCGGACAGGTCCTGGTGCGCCTCGAGGCGAATGTCGAGGTGGCCGCGGTCGAGGTTGCCACTGCCCGGGCGAAGCGCCAGGTCGACATCCAGGCCAGCGAGGCGACCCTCGATCTCGATCAGAAGCGCAAGGCGCGCGCGGACCGACTCTTCGAGAACAACGCCCTGTCCCTGGATCAGCGTCAGGAAGTGGAGGCCGAGGCCAAGCTCTCGGGCATCGAGCTGAAGCGTGCACGGGAGGACCAACGGCTCGCGTCGCTGCAGCTGGCTCAGGCCCAGGCCGCTCTCGGGCGTCGGACGATCAAGAGTCCTGTCTCGGGCATCGTGGTCGAGCGCCTGATGGCGCCTGGCGAGGTGGTCGATGAGGAGACCGTCCTGCGCGTGGCCCAGGTCGATCCGCTGCGTGTCGAGGCGATCCTTCCGTCGAGCTGGTTCGGCCGGCTCGAACCCGGCAATCGAGCGGAGATCGTGCCCGAGCCGCCGCACGACCAGGCTCGCACGGCCGAGGTGGCCATCGTCGATCGCATCATCGACGGGGCCAGCGGCACCTTCGGCGTGCAGTTGCGGCTGGCGAATCCCGACCAGGAGCTGCCCGCTGGGCTGCGTTGCACGGTGCGATTCGCAGAGGCGGACCCGGCGAGGAAGGTGAGGTGA